The Desulfovibrio aminophilus genomic sequence TCAGGATGCGGGCCGTCTCGATGAGCGGGTAGACCACCACGAGGTCGCAGCCGCGCTGGAGTTCCGGGGGCGGACCCATGACGGTCACGGGCCAGCCCCCGGCCTTGAGCAGGTTTTCAGCGCGGATGACCTCGCTCGTATTGGCGAAGACCAGGATGCCCCGGTCCGCGGACGGGGCCTGTTTCCTCCGGGCCTTGGGCCGGAGCAGGTCCAGAAGGCTCACGGCTTGGCGATGGTCAGACGGTACTCGCCCGCGTTCTCGGCCACGTTCTCCACCCGCCATCCCGAGCCGGTGGCCGCCCGGGCCACGTTTTCCTTGGAAGCCTCGGTGTCCACCAGGATTTCGATGGTCCCGG encodes the following:
- a CDS encoding sulfurtransferase TusA family protein, with amino-acid sequence MAETVDARGLSCPQPVLDALAAMKRLGSGTIEILVDTEASKENVARAATGSGWRVENVAENAGEYRLTIAKP